From Scleropages formosus chromosome 1, fSclFor1.1, whole genome shotgun sequence, a single genomic window includes:
- the LOC114911936 gene encoding trace amine-associated receptor 1-like produces the protein MMNYSHPGTSQNLHFCYESSNKSCPQHIYSMAVRVPLYIFFAAAILFTVFGNLLVIIAIAHFKQLHTPTNFLVLSLAIADFLLGAIIMPPSIVRSLETCWYLGNLFCKFHNSTSVTLSTASIVNLSFISIDRYYAVCQPLQYQRKITNCVTLVMILIGWSLSVLTGFGMIFLELNIWGIKDFYYENVECVGGCFLFQSFASSFTSTTVSFYIPGFIMIGIYRKIFLIAKRQARSIHTSGYHNENSERSKTQRKMERKSTKTLAIVMGVFLSCSSPIFLCNIIDPVIGYSTPPLLLETLAWIGFLNSAFNPLIYAFFYSWFRKAFITIIFCKIYHPNSSGTNLFTN, from the coding sequence ATGATGAACTACAGCCATCCCGGGACATCTCAAAACTTGCACTTCTGTTATGAATCCTCCAACAAGTCTTGTCCACAGCATATTTATTCCATGGCAGTACGAGTTCctctctacattttttttgcagctgccaTTCTCTTCACAGTCTTTGGAAACCTTCTTGTCATCATCGCAATAGCTCATTTCAAACAGCTCCACACTCCGACTAACTTCCTCGTCCTCTCCCTGGCCATCGCTGACTTCCTTCTTGGAGCGATCATCATGCCACCTAGCATAGTTCGTTCGCTGGAGACCTGCTGGTATTTGGGCAATCTGTTCTGTAAATTCCACAATAGTACATCTGTCACTTTAAGCACAGCATCCATTGTAAACCTTTCCTTCATATCTATTGATCGATATTATGCTGTCTGTCAGCCCCTACAGTAtcagagaaaaatcacaaactgtGTCACTTTGGTCATGATCCTGATCGGCTGGAGCCTGTCTGTTCTTACTGGGTTTGGGATGATATTCCTAGAGCTGAATATCTGGGGCATTAAGgacttttattatgaaaacGTTGAATGTGTTGGaggctgttttttgtttcaaagtTTTGCATCAAGTTTTACATCTACCACTGTCTCATTTTACATCCCGGGATTCATTATGATTGGTATCTACCGGAAAATCTTCCTCATAGCAAAGAGACAGGCTCGGTCTATTCACACCTCAGGCTATCACAATGAAAACTCTGAAAGGAGCAAAACTCAGAGGAAGATGGAACGGAAGTCCACCAAGACCCTTGCAATTGTTATGGGTGTTTTTCTGTCATGCTCGTCCCCCATATTTCTATGCAACATCATTGATCCAGTCATCGGCTATTCCACTCCACCATTACTGCTTGAGACACTGGCTTGGATCGGCtttttaaattcagcatttAATCCCCTGATTTATGCATTCTTCTACAGTTGGTTCAGGAAAGCCTtcataacaataatattttgcaaaatatatcATCCCAATTCTTCAGGAACAAATTTATTTACTAACTAG